One stretch of Sceloporus undulatus isolate JIND9_A2432 ecotype Alabama unplaced genomic scaffold, SceUnd_v1.1 scaffold_3867, whole genome shotgun sequence DNA includes these proteins:
- the LOC121918078 gene encoding fibrous sheath CABYR-binding protein-like, translated as MARGENFLNAVRKSIGKTIRKTVKFFSCNIRPKDEEDEDVPRRLRRHKKTQSTHFEEEVVEDIAALSADIHPSPSEKLTADIDPSLLEELTADVYPPLWEELTADIDPSLLEELTVDVFPPLLDKLTMDVHQFPSRELTADVQQSPSQGLTTGIHTSSSQIVVVAQVHRAFSDSPETEEAKDKAEEKEDNEGDQSVVQKEQLAKDLAEEKPAILWDLDDDIWRVEDECRPHLVSRR; from the exons ATGGCACGCGGAGAGAATTTTCTCAAC GCCGTCAGGAAGTCCATCGGGAAGACCATCAGGAAGACTGTCAAGTTCTTCTCGTGTAATATACGACCAAAAGATGAGGAGGACGAGGACGTCCCCAGGCGTCTTCGAAG ACACAAGAAGACGCAATCAACCCACTTCGAGGAGGAAGTGGTGGAAGACATCGCCGCGTTGTCCGCAGACATCCATCCCTCTCCGTCGGAGAAGCTGACCGCGGACATCGATCCCTCCCTGTTGGAGGAGTTGACCGCAGATGTCTATCCCCCTCTGTGGGAGGAGTTGACCGCGGACATCGATCCCTCTCTGTTGGAGGAGCTGACCGTGGATGTCTTTCCCCCTCTGTTGGATAAGTTGACCATGGATGTCCATCAGTTTCCATCGCGGGAGCTGACCGCAGATGTCCAGCAGTCTCCGTCGCAGGGTTTGACCACGGGCATCCATACCTCTTCGTCGCAGATAGTGGTCGTTGCACAGGTCCACCGTGCTTTTTCG gaTTCCCCCGAAACAGAGGAGGCCAAAGACAAGGCGGAGGAGAAGGAAGACAACGAAGGGGATCAGag CGTTGTCCAGAAAGAACAGTTGGCAAAGGACCTCGCCGAGGAGAAGCCTGCCATCCTATGG GACCTCGACGACGATATCTGGCGGGTGGAGGACGAATGTCGCCCGCACTTGGTTTCGCGTAGGTAA